The stretch of DNA CACGGAAGAACCGGAAAAGTTGGAAGCATTGATCCGCGAAACGATCGATGGGGCTGTAGCTTCATGGCCTGTCACGGATGACGATCTGAATCGGATGAGGAAAAAAAGGATTGGCCAGTTCATGCGGTCGTTGAACTCGCCTGAATATATTGCCAATCAGTTTACTCGGTACGCTTTCAATGGAATGAATTTATTCGATGTCGTCCCTACATTGGAAAAATTGACGGTGGAAGATCTTCAAAATGCGTTCCAGACATTTTCGGATGAAAGCGGTCGTACGGTCTTCACGATCGTCCCTTCGGATACAGCGCAATGACCACCCTCGGTTATTGTGTCGTCCTAGGGGCATCAGGCGGCATCGGAGAGTCGATCAGCCGGGCTTTAGCCGCTTCCGGCTGGTCGCTCTACCTTCATTACAATGAAAACGCAGGTACGGTATTACGCTTGCAGGAGGAGTTGCAGGCGGCCTATCCAAGTTTGGACTTCCGGCCGATCCAAGGCGATCTGAGCCAAATGGACGGTGCCGATCTGGCTAGGCAAGTTAAACAAGTGCGGGCTGTCGTCGTAGCAAACGGCCAGTCCATGTATAAATTATTATCGGAAACGACAGCGGAGGATATGGATGATCTGTGGAAAGTCCATGTCCGCAATCCTGCCAGGTTCATCGCGGCCGTGTCGCCGCAATTGCGCAGTTTCGGGACGGCATATGTTGTCATGATCGGATCCATCTGGGGAATGACGGGGGCCGCGGGCGAGGTTCTTTACTCGGCAGTGAAAGGCGCGCAGCATGCTTTTGTCAAAGCGTATGCAAAAGAAGCCGCTTTTTCGGGCATCCGAGTGAATGGGGTGGCGCCGGGATGGATTGACACCCGCATGAATGGCCATCTTCCGGAAGACGAGCGGCAGATGGCGATGGAAGAGATTCCGCTCATGAAGCCCGGAATCCCGGATCATGTAGCGCAGGCGGTCGATTATTTGCTGAGCGGCAAAGCGGATTACACGACGGGTGACATCCTGAATGTCAATGGCGGATGGTATACGTAAACAGCCCGATTTCTTTTTTGCTTTTCTTAAGCAAATGAATCCGCTATTATAGAACTATATTGAATCACGTGCGTCCTGTATTAGGGAATTGAAAAAGGGGTGTGCCAGATGGGTGAATGGTATCTGGAATATGAAATTCAAGTGAACCGTCCGGGACTTCTCGGGGATATCGCATCGTTGCTCGGGATGTTGCGGGTGAATATTATGACGATCAATGGAGTCGACGGCGGACACCGTGGAATGCTATTGAGAACGGAAGACGATGGGCAGATCAAGCGGTTCGAACAGATTGCATCGACTATGGAAACGATCAAAGTATTGAAAATCCGTGAACCGAAATTGCGGGATATTTTGGCGGTCCGGCATGGCCGGTATATCCAGCGGGATGCGGATGAAAAGAAGACGTTCCGATTCCTGCGCCGAGATCTTGGAATCCTCGTCGATTTCATGGCCGAAATCTTCAAGCAGGAAGGCCATAAACTGATCGGAATCCGCGGGATGCCACGGGTTGGAAAGACGGAGTCTGTTGTGGCGGCAAGCGTCTGCGCGAATAAAAAGTGGATTTTCCTCTCGTCTACAATGATCAAGCAGACCGTCCGGAGCAAGTTGATGGGCGATGAGTTCTCGGATGATAATATTTTCATACTGGACGGCATCGTGACCCGTCGCGCGGAGGATGAACGCCATATGCAGCTCGTTCGGGAAATCATGCGGATGCCGGCGATTAAAGTGGTGGAACACCCGGATATGTTCGTCCAGCATTCGGAATATAATATAGAGGATTTTGACTATATCATTGAATTGCGGACCGATCCGGAACAGGAAATTACATATGAGATGATGGAGAAAAACCATATGATGTCCGACCCGGGGACGATGGGGGGAGGGCCCGGATTTTTTAATTTTTAAATTAGGCAGGTGTTTTTGGTGACCGGATTAGGTGATCGTCTCCGAGAGGCGAGAACAGCTAAAGGATATACATTAGAAGATTTGCAGACCATCACAAAAATACAGAAAAGATACCTTTCCGGTATTGAAAACGAAGACTATAGCATGATGCCGGGCTCTTTTTACGTCCGGGCATTTATCAAGCAATATGCGGAGGCGGTCGGGGTCGATTCTGATGAAATGTTGGCTTTGTATCAAGAAACAACCCCTTCGGAACTGCCGGAAGAGGACTTCGTCCAGCCCGCAGCCCCGCTTCGGCGCCGGAGAGGCCTGAAGGACAGCCGAATCAACGAGGCTATCCCGAAAGTGATTGTGGCTTTATTTATCATCGTCATCATCGTGGTCGTCTGGATTTTGTACAAGTCCAATGCGTCTACGAACCCGAATGTCGAGAGTCAGCAGGAAGAAACGATTACGACTGTGGAGAAGAAGCCGGTCGAACAGAATCCTGTGGAAAATGCGGATGATGGTGCCGACGGAGCGGAACCTGATGAGGAACCTCCTGCTCCAGAAGTCGTGGAGCCTGAACAGGAACAGACTTTGGAACACGTCACCATCAACGGGGACGACTCCATGTACACATTGACCAATACAGACCAATTTCAGTTGGAGATTAAAACAAGCGGGGATTCCTGGATCGGTGTGTTGGATGCAGCGGGACAAGAGCGTATGGAGCCGACTGCCCGGACATTGAGCGCCGGAGAGCAAGTGGAATTGGATGTCTCGGATACGGACCGGGTTCGCATCCGTGTGGGACGTACAGCAAGCACGGAAATTTACGTCAACGGCGAGCTATTGGAGTACGCTTCACCAAAAACTACGCAAAATATCATCATCGAATACAAGAAAGAGCAATAGTCATCTGAAAAGGATGACTATTTTCTTTGAAGAGAGGTATAGAGAAAGGGGAACGTCGCTTTATGAATTTGCCAAATAAAATCACGGTTTCCCGTGTATTGCTTATCCCTATTTTCATGGTGTTCATGCTCGTCGATTTCGGCTTCGGCAAGCTCACTGTCGGAGGGACCGAATTGACGGTGGAACATATGATTGGTGGCTTGCTTTTCATTTTTGCGTCGGCCACCGATTGGCTTGATGGGTTTATTGCCAGGAAATACGGGTTAGTTACGAATATGGGGAAATTCCTCGATCCGCTGGCGGATAAGCTGCTCGTGTCTGCCGCGATGATCATCTTGGTGGAAATGGGGGTTGCGCCTTCCTGGATTGTCATCATCATCATCAGTCGGGAATTTGCTGTCACAGGACTTCGACTGATCTTGGCAGGGGGCGGCGAAGTCGTTGCGGCGAACCAGCTTGGCAAGATCAAGACAGTGGCTCAAATATTGGCCATTGCTTCCTTATTGTTGAATAACATCTTTTTTGCTCCGCTCGGCATTCCATTTGGGCTGATCATGCTATATATTGCATTGCTCTTCACCATTTGGTCGGGTGTCGACTACTTCTATAAGAATAGAAGGGTGCTGTTAGACTCGATGTAAAGAAAGGGACGTGAATGTATGAAGGCGGAAATTATTGCGGTAGGCTCGGAATTATTGCTTGGCCAAATCACTAATACGAATGCACAGTTCATTTCGGAGAAGCTTGCGGAGATTGGAATTGATGTCCATTTCCAAACGGTTGTCGGAGATAACCCCGACCGCTTGAATGAAGTGATCGAAATTGCAAAAAAACGGGCGGATGTCCTCATTTTCACCGGGGGACTTGGACCGACAAAAGACGATATGACGAAAGAGACCATCGTAAAGCAGATCGAGTCGACGTTGGTCAGTGACGAAGAGGCCCTGTTTTCGATACAGCAGTATTTCGAGCGGAGCGGGCGGGTAATGACGGAAAACAATAAGAAGCAGGCATTGGTGTTCAAAGATGCGATTGTCCTGCCGAACCGCAACGGCATGGCGCCTGGGATGGCGGTTGAAAAAGACGGCGTCCAATACATTTTACTGCCGGGGCCTCCCCATGAGATGAAGCCGATGTTCACCGGTTTTGCGATTCCCTACTTGCTTGGCGTGACGGGAAGGAAGGAGGTCATCTCCTCCCGCGTATTGAAATTTTATGGGATCGGCGAAGCGGAGCTGGAGCATCGCATTCAGCCGATTCTGGACAGGCAGTCCAATCCGACGATCGCCCCCCTGGCATCGGCCGACGGTGTAACCTTGCGGATTACGGCGAAAGCCGAAACTTTGGATGACGCAAACAAACTGATCGCCCCTGTAGAAGGGGAAATCCGTGCGATTGTCGGGGAATTTGTTTACGGCGTCGACGATGATACGCTTTCTTCCAAGGCTGCGGAAATGCTCTTTCAGAATGGTTGGACGCTGTCCGCGGCGGAGAGCCTGACATCCGGCCTGTTCATGGCGGAGCTCGGGAAAGAGGCGGGTATCGGCGTTTCTTTGGAAGGTGGGGTTGTCGTCTACAACGAACAGCAAAAAGTCGAACAGCTCGAGGTGGAACAAGAGTTATTGGATCAGTTCGGTATCGTCAGTTCGGAATGCGCCGCTGCCCTTGCTGTGAATGTGAAACGTAAATTTGGATCGAATATAGGGGTCGGCCTGACAGGTGCTGCAGGTCCGGAACCGCATGACGGCGCGCCCGTCGGCACTGTATGGATCGGCATCGTATCCGATGATGCGGAAATGGAAACGTATAAATTATCCCTTTCCGGTTCCCGGAATGCGAACCGTCGACGTGCTGCCCAATTTGCAATCTATTACTTAATTAAGCAT from Bacillus sp. OxB-1 encodes:
- a CDS encoding DUF3388 domain-containing protein, which encodes MGEWYLEYEIQVNRPGLLGDIASLLGMLRVNIMTINGVDGGHRGMLLRTEDDGQIKRFEQIASTMETIKVLKIREPKLRDILAVRHGRYIQRDADEKKTFRFLRRDLGILVDFMAEIFKQEGHKLIGIRGMPRVGKTESVVAASVCANKKWIFLSSTMIKQTVRSKLMGDEFSDDNIFILDGIVTRRAEDERHMQLVREIMRMPAIKVVEHPDMFVQHSEYNIEDFDYIIELRTDPEQEITYEMMEKNHMMSDPGTMGGGPGFFNF
- the pgsA gene encoding CDP-diacylglycerol--glycerol-3-phosphate 3-phosphatidyltransferase, producing the protein MNLPNKITVSRVLLIPIFMVFMLVDFGFGKLTVGGTELTVEHMIGGLLFIFASATDWLDGFIARKYGLVTNMGKFLDPLADKLLVSAAMIILVEMGVAPSWIVIIIISREFAVTGLRLILAGGGEVVAANQLGKIKTVAQILAIASLLLNNIFFAPLGIPFGLIMLYIALLFTIWSGVDYFYKNRRVLLDSM
- a CDS encoding helix-turn-helix domain-containing protein yields the protein MTGLGDRLREARTAKGYTLEDLQTITKIQKRYLSGIENEDYSMMPGSFYVRAFIKQYAEAVGVDSDEMLALYQETTPSELPEEDFVQPAAPLRRRRGLKDSRINEAIPKVIVALFIIVIIVVVWILYKSNASTNPNVESQQEETITTVEKKPVEQNPVENADDGADGAEPDEEPPAPEVVEPEQEQTLEHVTINGDDSMYTLTNTDQFQLEIKTSGDSWIGVLDAAGQERMEPTARTLSAGEQVELDVSDTDRVRIRVGRTASTEIYVNGELLEYASPKTTQNIIIEYKKEQ
- a CDS encoding competence/damage-inducible protein A codes for the protein MKAEIIAVGSELLLGQITNTNAQFISEKLAEIGIDVHFQTVVGDNPDRLNEVIEIAKKRADVLIFTGGLGPTKDDMTKETIVKQIESTLVSDEEALFSIQQYFERSGRVMTENNKKQALVFKDAIVLPNRNGMAPGMAVEKDGVQYILLPGPPHEMKPMFTGFAIPYLLGVTGRKEVISSRVLKFYGIGEAELEHRIQPILDRQSNPTIAPLASADGVTLRITAKAETLDDANKLIAPVEGEIRAIVGEFVYGVDDDTLSSKAAEMLFQNGWTLSAAESLTSGLFMAELGKEAGIGVSLEGGVVVYNEQQKVEQLEVEQELLDQFGIVSSECAAALAVNVKRKFGSNIGVGLTGAAGPEPHDGAPVGTVWIGIVSDDAEMETYKLSLSGSRNANRRRAAQFAIYYLIKHMEKKEAKKHF
- the ymfI gene encoding elongation factor P 5-aminopentanone reductase, coding for MTTLGYCVVLGASGGIGESISRALAASGWSLYLHYNENAGTVLRLQEELQAAYPSLDFRPIQGDLSQMDGADLARQVKQVRAVVVANGQSMYKLLSETTAEDMDDLWKVHVRNPARFIAAVSPQLRSFGTAYVVMIGSIWGMTGAAGEVLYSAVKGAQHAFVKAYAKEAAFSGIRVNGVAPGWIDTRMNGHLPEDERQMAMEEIPLMKPGIPDHVAQAVDYLLSGKADYTTGDILNVNGGWYT